The following proteins are co-located in the Haloarcula marismortui ATCC 43049 genome:
- a CDS encoding RNB domain-containing ribonuclease: MTTEDAQAAAGTAEGQGPVEIDPEMARHLENKREELFEKFGIPDEFPPEVLEEAKERTKGVQAEIEDEVDERQDLREMTTWTTDPIDAQDFDDAISIEEREDEIVLWVHIADVTHYVNPDTKMWEQAVERGNTVYLPAYTVHMLPPVLAETVCSLVPNEDRLAHTVEMHLDKENLGYEEINIYKSVIRSDARLTYTEAERLLDEPETAEDVLEDQSVDLAEKTERVWELADRMHEQRKEEGSLVLNPARDRAHTIIEECMLKANKAVTHELMWNRGVEAMYRVHPQPSPDEWDEALVEIQELDGVSIPGDAWDDPRKAVNATLEQAPGRQLDKIQWAVMKVMPRAKYMNDPFGGHHALNFEIYGHFTSPIRRLSDLINHWIVYSNDVPEDLIALCDRASDRQKDAEQCEREYKNFLQEVGLDPSAVNNRGIEVVENPDDGDEDEDAEADAADAAVEE; the protein is encoded by the coding sequence ATCGACCCGGAGATGGCACGACATCTGGAGAACAAACGCGAGGAACTGTTCGAGAAGTTCGGCATTCCCGACGAGTTCCCGCCCGAAGTACTGGAAGAGGCCAAGGAGCGCACGAAGGGCGTTCAGGCGGAGATTGAAGACGAGGTCGACGAGCGGCAGGACCTCCGGGAGATGACCACCTGGACGACTGACCCCATCGACGCGCAGGACTTCGACGATGCCATCTCCATTGAGGAGCGCGAAGACGAGATCGTCCTCTGGGTCCACATCGCCGACGTGACCCACTACGTCAACCCCGACACGAAGATGTGGGAGCAGGCCGTCGAGCGCGGGAACACCGTCTACCTCCCGGCCTACACCGTCCACATGCTACCACCCGTCCTCGCCGAGACGGTGTGTTCGCTGGTCCCCAACGAGGACCGTCTGGCCCACACCGTCGAAATGCACCTCGACAAGGAGAACCTCGGCTACGAGGAGATCAATATCTACAAGTCCGTCATCCGCTCGGATGCCCGGCTGACCTACACCGAAGCCGAGCGCCTGCTGGATGAGCCAGAGACCGCAGAAGACGTGCTGGAAGACCAGAGCGTCGACCTCGCGGAGAAGACCGAGCGCGTCTGGGAACTGGCCGACCGGATGCACGAGCAGCGCAAAGAGGAGGGGTCACTCGTCCTCAATCCTGCCCGTGACCGCGCGCACACTATCATTGAGGAGTGTATGCTGAAGGCGAACAAGGCCGTCACGCACGAGCTGATGTGGAACCGCGGCGTCGAGGCGATGTACCGCGTCCACCCACAGCCGAGCCCCGACGAGTGGGACGAAGCGCTGGTCGAGATTCAGGAACTCGACGGCGTCTCTATCCCCGGCGACGCTTGGGACGACCCGCGAAAGGCCGTCAACGCCACGCTCGAACAGGCCCCCGGTCGCCAGCTCGATAAGATCCAGTGGGCCGTGATGAAGGTGATGCCGCGCGCGAAGTACATGAACGACCCCTTCGGCGGCCACCACGCCCTGAACTTCGAGATCTACGGCCACTTCACCTCGCCGATTCGCCGCCTCTCGGACCTCATCAACCACTGGATCGTCTACAGTAACGACGTGCCCGAGGACCTCATTGCGCTGTGTGACCGCGCCAGCGACCGCCAGAAGGACGCCGAGCAGTGCGAACGGGAGTACAAGAACTTCCTGCAGGAGGTCGGGCTGGACCCGTCAGCGGTCAACAACCGCGGTATCGAAGTCGTCGAAAATCCTGACGACGGCGACGAGGATGAAGACGCTGAAGCCGATGCCGCCGACGCAGCCGTTGAAGAGTAA
- a CDS encoding ABC transporter ATP-binding protein — MCPPAPAIVTEGLTKRYSGVSAIESLDLTVPRGSVFGFLGPNGAGKTSTIRILTTLTNPTSGTARVAGESVADRAAVVEHIGFLPEEPPLYDELTGREQLEYVAGLRGHEDWDRVESLLDRFDLDGDADRRVETYSKGMKQKLGLVQALLHDPDVLFLDEPTSGLDPRAARTVRDTISEVAAADTTVFLSTHILPVVEELADTVGVLYDGDLVAEGSPEELTGSVESGSTLEDVFLDVTSEHPGER, encoded by the coding sequence ATGTGCCCTCCAGCACCCGCAATCGTCACCGAGGGGTTGACAAAGCGTTACAGCGGCGTCTCGGCAATAGAGTCCCTCGACCTGACGGTCCCTCGCGGAAGCGTCTTCGGCTTTCTCGGCCCGAACGGCGCGGGCAAGACCTCGACGATTCGCATCCTGACGACGTTGACGAACCCGACGAGCGGCACCGCACGGGTGGCGGGCGAGTCGGTCGCTGACCGCGCCGCGGTGGTCGAACACATCGGCTTCCTGCCCGAAGAACCCCCGCTGTACGACGAACTCACCGGCCGCGAGCAGCTGGAGTACGTCGCCGGCCTGCGCGGGCACGAGGACTGGGACCGCGTGGAGTCGCTGCTCGACCGGTTCGACCTCGACGGGGACGCCGACCGGCGCGTCGAGACGTATTCAAAGGGGATGAAACAGAAACTCGGCCTCGTTCAGGCGCTGTTGCACGACCCTGATGTCCTCTTCCTCGATGAACCCACCTCGGGACTTGACCCGCGGGCGGCGCGGACGGTGCGTGACACCATCAGCGAAGTCGCGGCCGCTGACACGACGGTCTTTCTCTCGACGCATATCCTGCCCGTCGTTGAGGAGTTAGCGGATACCGTCGGCGTCCTGTATGACGGCGACCTCGTCGCGGAGGGGTCTCCTGAGGAACTGACCGGCAGCGTCGAGTCCGGGAGCACACTCGAAGACGTGTTCCTCGACGTGACCAGCGAGCACCCGGGTGAGCGATGA
- a CDS encoding MBL fold metallo-hydrolase, translated as MAEDYPDPPTDPPSLSAATLQAKLDAGESVRLLDVRDRGEYEEWRLRGESVTATQLPFTKFLQAKVTGEVDSLVAEVAGTGPITVICGRGEASAFVAGLLTEHGVEAQNLSDGMEGWARLYEAREISCDAATVLQYRRPSSGCLGYMIISDGSAAVVDPLRAFTDRYSADAADRDASITHAIDTHVHADHISGVRRLAVETGAEPILSERAVARGVDDVTALAADETLRVGSATLEPRPLPGHTTGMTGFTVGDVLLAGDSVFLDSVARPDLEAGADGARDLARDLHRTLTDRLAALPDETLVAPGHYSESTVPSDDGTFTAPLGGLRDQLPGFTMDREAFVEYVCDDIPPRPANFERVIAINLGTETADDDTAFELELGPNNCAAAPTDTV; from the coding sequence ATGGCCGAGGACTACCCTGACCCGCCGACGGACCCGCCGTCACTATCGGCAGCGACGTTGCAAGCGAAGCTGGACGCCGGTGAATCGGTCCGGCTGCTCGACGTTCGCGACCGTGGCGAGTACGAGGAGTGGCGACTCCGCGGCGAGTCGGTAACAGCAACACAGCTCCCCTTTACCAAATTTCTCCAGGCGAAGGTGACCGGCGAAGTGGACAGCCTCGTCGCCGAGGTGGCCGGCACCGGCCCGATAACGGTCATCTGTGGCCGCGGCGAAGCCAGCGCCTTCGTCGCCGGCCTACTGACTGAACACGGTGTCGAGGCGCAGAACCTCAGCGACGGCATGGAGGGGTGGGCGCGGCTCTACGAAGCCCGCGAGATTTCCTGCGACGCCGCAACCGTCCTCCAGTATCGCCGTCCGTCATCTGGCTGTCTCGGCTACATGATCATCAGCGACGGGTCGGCCGCCGTTGTCGACCCGCTCCGGGCGTTCACCGACCGGTACAGCGCCGATGCCGCCGACCGCGACGCCTCGATCACCCACGCTATCGACACGCACGTCCACGCCGACCACATCAGCGGCGTCCGCCGCCTTGCCGTAGAGACCGGTGCCGAGCCGATCCTTTCCGAACGGGCGGTCGCCCGCGGTGTCGACGACGTGACCGCACTGGCCGCCGACGAAACGCTACGCGTCGGCTCGGCCACACTGGAGCCTCGTCCCCTACCCGGGCATACGACCGGCATGACCGGCTTCACCGTCGGCGACGTGCTCCTAGCCGGCGACAGCGTCTTCCTCGACAGCGTCGCCCGCCCAGACCTCGAAGCCGGAGCGGACGGCGCTCGTGACCTCGCCCGCGACCTCCATCGCACGCTGACTGACCGGCTCGCAGCACTCCCCGATGAGACACTCGTTGCCCCGGGCCACTACAGCGAGTCGACGGTGCCGTCTGACGACGGTACGTTCACCGCTCCTCTGGGAGGTCTCCGCGACCAACTCCCGGGATTCACGATGGACCGCGAGGCATTTGTCGAGTACGTCTGCGACGACATCCCGCCGCGCCCCGCCAACTTCGAGCGGGTTATCGCCATCAACCTCGGAACGGAGACTGCCGACGACGACACCGCGTTCGAACTCGAACTCGGCCCGAACAACTGCGCCGCTGCGCCGACGGACACAGTGTGA
- a CDS encoding DUF6432 family protein: MRAKPEYRDRDDTEVAVLDALADRRDEGMTVFELRSRTEENIDRIEDALAALKADDLIEVEDNGERTVILPGEGVVGESLPDEDESILDQIRKRLPL; encoded by the coding sequence ATGAGAGCGAAGCCGGAGTATCGCGACCGGGACGACACAGAGGTTGCGGTGCTCGATGCGCTCGCTGACCGCCGCGATGAGGGGATGACTGTCTTCGAGCTTCGGTCGCGGACGGAAGAGAATATTGACCGCATTGAGGATGCACTCGCGGCTCTCAAGGCAGACGACCTCATCGAGGTCGAGGACAACGGGGAACGGACCGTTATTCTGCCAGGAGAGGGCGTGGTTGGGGAGTCACTGCCGGACGAAGACGAATCGATTCTCGACCAGATTCGCAAGCGGCTCCCACTGTAG
- a CDS encoding PKD domain-containing protein: MHRTATLVVSALALSALLGGTAVATGNQPPLADAGLDQSVERATTVQLDANGSRDPDGTIEDTEWSIETPDGTTRTPDCPTCVQTTFSPADTGQYNVTVTVTDDDGVSRSDTLHVDVVAASGPSVSVSAPSAVPAGLRRNLTANVTAGDADLRTLAWVVNGTAQNQTRLAGENATSTITHTFNDSGSVSVRVIAYDADGRRGVANRTIQVADSSGNGGSAGGNNCPGGSGNYYVDGQNKGCTSAAMKIGDTWVDTDGKDGLWVHVDGELTKIANEDELNDLSADGYGGTFTEETIDTRTDAIEEELEEQTNKNGDDGGDGGSVDDGSGDGGSTRPASSVPNNLMNPGGGDDDDGRDDDDDGGFDWTYDDNNGSNDDGDSSDDSSSSDDDDDDDGGENDDNSDGDEDNGGWFGGGGDDDDDDGGWLGGGNDDDDDDGGWLGGGNDDDDDSSDDDDGGGGWSFW; the protein is encoded by the coding sequence ATGCACCGGACCGCGACACTCGTGGTGTCGGCCCTCGCCCTCTCGGCACTTCTCGGCGGGACAGCGGTGGCGACCGGCAACCAGCCACCGCTTGCCGACGCCGGACTGGACCAGTCCGTCGAGCGAGCAACGACGGTCCAGCTGGACGCTAACGGCTCGCGCGACCCCGACGGCACAATCGAAGATACCGAGTGGTCCATCGAAACGCCGGACGGCACAACACGCACACCCGACTGCCCGACCTGCGTCCAGACGACGTTTTCACCGGCCGACACCGGCCAGTACAACGTTACTGTCACCGTCACTGATGACGACGGTGTGTCGCGCTCGGACACGCTCCATGTCGACGTGGTGGCCGCCAGTGGACCGTCAGTCTCAGTTTCGGCCCCGTCTGCGGTACCCGCTGGCCTCCGGCGGAATCTGACTGCCAACGTAACTGCCGGCGATGCCGACCTCCGAACGCTCGCCTGGGTCGTCAACGGCACCGCCCAAAACCAGACGCGACTCGCCGGTGAGAACGCCACCTCGACCATTACGCACACGTTCAACGACTCCGGCTCTGTATCCGTCCGTGTGATCGCTTACGATGCCGACGGACGGCGTGGCGTCGCCAATCGGACGATTCAGGTCGCCGACTCGTCTGGCAACGGTGGCAGCGCCGGTGGCAACAACTGTCCGGGCGGTAGCGGGAACTACTACGTTGACGGGCAGAACAAGGGCTGTACTTCGGCCGCGATGAAGATCGGCGATACGTGGGTTGATACTGACGGGAAAGACGGCCTGTGGGTCCATGTGGATGGCGAGCTAACCAAAATCGCGAACGAAGACGAATTGAACGACCTCTCTGCGGACGGCTATGGCGGCACATTCACTGAAGAGACTATCGATACTCGGACGGACGCGATAGAGGAGGAATTAGAAGAACAAACCAACAAGAACGGTGACGATGGTGGTGACGGTGGCAGTGTTGACGACGGCAGCGGTGACGGTGGAAGTACTCGTCCGGCCTCAAGTGTGCCGAACAACCTGATGAATCCTGGCGGAGGAGATGATGACGACGGTAGAGATGATGACGACGATGGAGGCTTTGATTGGACGTACGATGATAATAACGGTAGCAATGATGACGGTGACAGCAGCGACGACAGTAGCAGCAGTGACGACGATGATGATGACGATGGCGGTGAAAATGATGACAACAGTGATGGCGACGAAGACAACGGCGGCTGGTTCGGCGGCGGTGGTGATGACGATGACGACGACGGCGGTTGGTTAGGTGGCGGCAATGATGACGATGACGACGACGGCGGTTGGTTAGGTGGCGGCAATGATGACGACGATGATAGTAGCGACGACGATGACGGCGGGGGCGGTTGGAGCTTCTGGTAA
- a CDS encoding DUF7093 family protein: protein MGLKCSVLGHKYGETTVEREREEQGSEVVITIQERETCERCGNTRIVSENKEVTAIETPSDIASDLVEDESESETAETESPPEDEPADSAAEPTDEGTERSDGWDSVDDPVKAPGDSGVGDNGGDDEPVDPSADDAEIIDDSDSEGSGDVELDEPTTTVDVPDAESEEPVTEDETDPEKDDGLILGEEAESESTGDDRQPGEWPDEPGDDGDGWSPETMPVDSGTDDDSGVESTSDSAVTVPEGEFACPECGFTTEVESTSLRAGDFCPECHKGSLITRGEE, encoded by the coding sequence ATGGGTCTCAAATGTTCCGTCCTCGGGCACAAGTACGGTGAGACCACCGTCGAGCGCGAGCGCGAAGAGCAGGGTAGCGAAGTCGTCATCACCATCCAGGAACGGGAGACCTGTGAGCGGTGTGGAAATACGCGCATTGTCTCGGAGAACAAGGAGGTAACGGCTATCGAGACGCCGTCGGATATCGCTAGCGACCTCGTCGAAGACGAGTCCGAATCCGAAACGGCGGAAACCGAGTCACCGCCGGAAGACGAGCCGGCTGACAGCGCGGCCGAACCCACTGACGAGGGAACGGAGCGCTCGGACGGCTGGGATAGCGTCGACGATCCGGTCAAAGCGCCGGGGGATTCGGGAGTCGGCGACAATGGCGGAGACGACGAGCCGGTTGATCCGTCGGCCGACGACGCCGAGATTATCGATGACAGCGACAGCGAGGGAAGCGGCGACGTGGAACTGGACGAGCCGACGACGACGGTCGACGTCCCGGACGCCGAGAGCGAGGAGCCGGTAACCGAAGACGAGACTGATCCGGAGAAAGACGACGGGCTCATTCTCGGCGAGGAAGCGGAATCGGAGTCGACCGGCGACGACCGCCAGCCCGGTGAGTGGCCTGATGAGCCAGGAGACGACGGGGACGGCTGGTCGCCGGAGACGATGCCGGTCGATTCCGGAACGGACGACGATTCGGGTGTTGAGTCAACCAGCGACAGTGCCGTGACGGTTCCAGAGGGCGAGTTCGCCTGTCCGGAGTGTGGATTCACCACAGAGGTCGAATCGACATCGTTGCGCGCCGGGGACTTCTGTCCGGAGTGTCACAAGGGGTCACTTATCACCCGTGGCGAGGAGTGA
- a CDS encoding DUF5611 family protein — protein MREYKMRRGEHLEDRVPDMEAFVEEYFGEVTDTEDYEGNDLLVVDDPDNPVFDRVVAGRVEYGSKKDKIALHIDERPAEDVIAEGNVDAAEDAVAIKNDFLEEATDRDAKARRDSLKRSVEDDADAPDNV, from the coding sequence ATGCGAGAGTACAAGATGCGACGGGGCGAGCATCTCGAAGACCGCGTCCCTGACATGGAAGCGTTCGTCGAGGAGTACTTCGGCGAAGTAACCGACACAGAAGACTACGAGGGCAACGACCTGCTAGTCGTCGATGACCCCGACAACCCCGTGTTCGACCGGGTCGTCGCGGGTCGCGTCGAGTACGGCTCGAAGAAGGACAAAATCGCGCTTCATATCGATGAGCGACCGGCGGAGGACGTCATCGCAGAGGGCAACGTCGATGCGGCCGAGGACGCTGTCGCCATCAAGAACGATTTCCTGGAGGAGGCGACCGACCGCGACGCAAAGGCACGACGTGACTCGCTGAAGCGCTCGGTCGAGGACGACGCCGACGCCCCGGACAACGTCTAA
- a CDS encoding ABC transporter permease produces the protein MNQNTTQFLTLVRREILRFVRRPYNTFLPPIITNALYFSVFGVILGSRIGEIAGVSYLQFVLPGLVVLGAISDSFENASFTIFHGRWNDYIQAVLTSPMSNRSMVAAYVSASALRGVVTSLLIVGVGLIFTPVPVANPVYLVSFLLVITTLFGGLGVIGGLWASDFDYLTVMNQFILRPLVFFGAVFYSLEVLPAFWRNVSLLNPMVYMVNGVRYGMIGVTEIDPNTSLAVLTGTTVVVLSIDYMLFRRGYGLAE, from the coding sequence ATGAACCAGAACACGACGCAGTTCCTGACGCTGGTCCGTCGGGAAATCCTCCGGTTCGTCCGTCGCCCGTACAACACCTTCCTCCCGCCGATCATCACGAACGCGCTGTACTTCTCCGTGTTCGGTGTGATTCTGGGGAGCCGAATCGGTGAAATCGCTGGCGTGAGCTACCTCCAGTTTGTCCTCCCCGGACTGGTCGTGCTCGGAGCCATCTCTGACAGCTTCGAGAACGCCTCTTTCACTATCTTCCACGGACGCTGGAACGATTACATTCAGGCCGTCCTCACCTCGCCGATGTCGAACCGAAGTATGGTGGCGGCCTATGTCTCAGCCAGCGCGCTCCGGGGGGTCGTCACGTCGCTGCTGATCGTCGGCGTGGGACTGATATTCACTCCGGTTCCGGTCGCTAACCCCGTGTATCTCGTCTCGTTCCTGCTGGTGATTACCACGCTGTTCGGCGGTCTCGGCGTCATCGGCGGCCTCTGGGCGAGCGACTTCGACTACCTGACAGTGATGAACCAGTTCATTCTCCGGCCGCTGGTGTTCTTCGGCGCGGTGTTCTACTCGCTCGAAGTCCTCCCGGCGTTCTGGCGGAACGTCTCGCTTCTCAATCCGATGGTATACATGGTCAACGGCGTCCGTTACGGCATGATCGGCGTCACCGAAATCGATCCGAACACGTCGCTGGCCGTCCTGACTGGGACGACCGTGGTCGTGCTGTCAATCGACTACATGCTGTTCAGGCGCGGCTACGGACTCGCCGAATAG
- a CDS encoding ABC transporter ATP-binding protein produces MTEPAIRASGLQKRYGDVQALDDLELTVEQGEFFGLLGPNGAGKTTFINTLVGLVHKDRGTAEVFGFDVEDDYREARDRIGVAPQEFNVDRFFPIIEVLEHKAGYHGIGRAEARERAEDALKTVGIWDKRDTRFDWLSGGMKRRFVLARALVSDPDLLILDEPTAGVDVQLRHDLWDIINRMNDAGTTILLTTHYIEEAERLCDRVAIMDDGRKVEVATPDDLMARGTDTIVLELAKMPRTAPKLDVEGITDIELTDEGLAVTAMGGSQTAPAIMRELEAQGHTVTSLDIRRASLEEVFVDMTRDDREYAEVSA; encoded by the coding sequence ATGACTGAACCGGCGATACGCGCCAGTGGGTTACAGAAGCGCTACGGCGATGTGCAGGCGCTCGATGACCTAGAACTGACAGTTGAGCAAGGAGAATTCTTCGGGTTGCTCGGGCCAAACGGAGCCGGCAAGACGACGTTTATCAACACGCTGGTCGGTCTCGTCCACAAGGACCGCGGGACCGCCGAGGTGTTCGGCTTCGATGTGGAAGATGACTACCGGGAGGCCCGCGACCGCATCGGTGTCGCGCCACAGGAGTTCAACGTCGACCGTTTTTTCCCCATCATCGAGGTGCTCGAACACAAGGCGGGCTACCACGGCATCGGTCGGGCTGAGGCCCGCGAGCGCGCCGAAGACGCGCTGAAGACGGTCGGTATCTGGGACAAGCGGGACACGCGCTTCGACTGGCTCTCCGGCGGCATGAAACGCCGCTTCGTCCTCGCTCGTGCGCTGGTCTCCGACCCGGACCTGCTCATCCTCGACGAGCCGACGGCCGGGGTCGACGTCCAGCTTCGCCACGACCTCTGGGATATCATCAACCGGATGAACGACGCTGGGACGACGATTTTGCTGACGACCCACTACATCGAGGAGGCCGAACGCCTCTGTGACCGGGTTGCAATCATGGACGACGGGCGGAAAGTCGAGGTGGCGACCCCCGACGACCTGATGGCCCGCGGCACAGACACTATCGTCCTCGAACTAGCCAAGATGCCGCGGACGGCCCCGAAACTCGACGTTGAGGGCATCACCGATATCGAACTAACCGACGAAGGGCTGGCCGTCACCGCGATGGGCGGGAGCCAGACTGCGCCGGCCATCATGCGCGAACTCGAAGCGCAGGGCCACACCGTCACCTCACTGGACATCCGCCGCGCGTCGCTCGAAGAGGTGTTCGTCGACATGACCCGCGACGACCGCGAGTACGCGGAGGTGTCCGCATGA
- the sepF gene encoding cell division protein SepF, with protein sequence MGLMSKILGESGSSRNTEDYVELNANEFEMTGTELERQVRIARISDKQDVIDIKDAVYDGDVVVADITRHSTQDRTMEHISDELKQVANEVGGDIVQKDDDQLIITPAGVGIARERLGR encoded by the coding sequence ATGGGACTGATGAGCAAGATCCTCGGGGAGTCTGGATCCTCTCGGAACACCGAGGATTACGTCGAACTGAACGCGAACGAATTCGAGATGACCGGGACGGAACTCGAACGCCAGGTCCGTATCGCCCGCATCAGCGACAAGCAGGACGTCATTGACATCAAGGACGCCGTCTACGACGGCGATGTGGTCGTCGCGGACATCACGCGCCACTCCACACAGGACCGCACGATGGAACACATCAGCGACGAACTCAAGCAGGTCGCCAACGAAGTCGGCGGCGATATCGTCCAGAAGGACGACGACCAGCTCATCATCACCCCCGCCGGCGTCGGCATCGCCCGGGAACGACTCGGCCGATAG
- a CDS encoding RNA-binding protein translates to MEVKSRHHLRSDEVDTITTALSENLGVELDADSFEKVEFDDSDWDVVLVDGDPLVLYLNGEPFLTVQGANQYPPEKHIVTVDAGAVSFVSDGADIMRPGITEADDDISADDLVVINEESHGKFLAVGRAQTDGDDMVGDSGKVVKSLHHVGDDLFEFSV, encoded by the coding sequence ATGGAAGTCAAGTCGCGACACCACCTCCGTTCGGACGAGGTCGACACCATCACGACGGCGCTGTCGGAGAACCTCGGTGTCGAACTCGACGCGGACAGCTTCGAAAAGGTCGAGTTCGACGACAGCGACTGGGATGTCGTCCTCGTCGACGGCGACCCGCTCGTCCTCTATCTGAACGGCGAACCGTTCCTGACCGTTCAGGGAGCTAATCAGTACCCGCCGGAGAAACACATCGTCACTGTGGACGCCGGGGCCGTCTCCTTTGTCTCGGACGGCGCTGACATCATGCGGCCGGGTATCACCGAGGCCGACGACGACATCAGTGCGGACGACCTGGTCGTCATCAACGAGGAGTCCCACGGGAAGTTTCTCGCTGTCGGCCGCGCACAGACCGACGGCGACGACATGGTCGGCGACAGCGGGAAAGTCGTCAAGTCGCTCCACCACGTCGGCGACGACCTGTTCGAGTTTTCAGTGTAG
- a CDS encoding cobalamin-binding protein, with the protein MRVVTLLPSATEIVYALGVEPVGVSHECDHPPAAREKPSVNRSRVDPTASSGEINEQVAAVEESDGVYAIDRETLAELEPDLIVTQGVCDVCAVDHVVVAEAVEELGLDTDVLTLDVHSLDGLFESIHRVGAAVGRDERAAELVADLRERVAAVETTATRGETTPRVAVLDWLDPVMAAGHWVPEMIEMAGGTYGMEEDGAHSRPREWEEVVEYDPEVLVAAPCGFDVAQTRENLTDLTRRPGFDDLTAVRDGRAYVIDGHHYVNRSGPRLVDTLEFLAALVHPDLFETPPRDAVVELGTVRA; encoded by the coding sequence ATGCGAGTCGTCACGCTCCTGCCCTCGGCGACGGAAATCGTCTACGCGCTCGGCGTCGAGCCGGTCGGTGTCTCACACGAGTGCGACCATCCGCCGGCGGCCCGCGAGAAGCCGTCAGTCAATCGCTCGCGTGTCGACCCGACGGCATCGAGTGGCGAGATCAACGAACAGGTCGCTGCTGTCGAGGAGAGCGACGGCGTCTACGCCATCGACCGCGAGACACTCGCGGAACTGGAGCCAGACCTCATTGTCACGCAGGGCGTCTGTGACGTGTGTGCCGTCGACCATGTGGTGGTCGCTGAGGCTGTCGAGGAACTGGGGCTGGACACCGACGTGCTAACGCTCGATGTCCACAGTCTCGACGGCCTGTTCGAGTCCATCCACCGGGTCGGCGCGGCGGTCGGGCGCGACGAGCGCGCTGCCGAACTCGTTGCGGACCTCCGGGAGCGCGTCGCAGCAGTGGAAACAACAGCGACACGAGGCGAGACGACGCCCCGCGTGGCGGTGCTCGACTGGCTCGACCCGGTGATGGCTGCCGGGCACTGGGTCCCGGAGATGATCGAGATGGCGGGCGGCACCTACGGGATGGAGGAAGACGGCGCTCACTCCCGGCCGCGCGAGTGGGAAGAAGTCGTCGAATACGACCCCGAAGTGCTGGTGGCTGCACCGTGTGGTTTCGACGTGGCACAGACCCGCGAGAACCTCACAGACCTGACCAGACGACCCGGGTTCGACGACCTGACTGCGGTTCGGGACGGCCGGGCGTACGTGATTGACGGCCACCACTACGTGAATCGGTCGGGGCCGCGACTCGTGGACACGCTTGAGTTTCTGGCGGCGCTTGTCCACCCAGACCTGTTCGAGACGCCACCGCGGGACGCCGTCGTCGAACTCGGGACGGTCCGGGCCTAG
- a CDS encoding DUF5658 family protein, whose amino-acid sequence MSQPDHASHPFSVRLEKPSYVELVFSLVLVWGFGDALSTLFAAQFAGPGLEANPWIRTLLIHEPLLVIALKMAVVLYVGVVLLECRNVVERVPLWRAWLLTVVALGAVVVLGNTYVGLAAAAA is encoded by the coding sequence ATGTCCCAGCCCGACCACGCCTCTCACCCCTTCTCCGTTCGCCTTGAAAAGCCCAGCTACGTCGAACTGGTGTTCTCGCTGGTGCTCGTCTGGGGCTTCGGCGATGCGCTGTCGACGCTGTTCGCCGCGCAGTTTGCCGGACCGGGACTGGAAGCGAACCCCTGGATACGGACCCTCCTTATCCACGAACCGCTGCTCGTGATTGCCCTGAAGATGGCTGTCGTTCTCTACGTCGGCGTCGTCCTGCTGGAGTGCCGCAACGTGGTCGAGCGGGTCCCGCTGTGGCGGGCCTGGCTCCTGACTGTCGTCGCCCTCGGCGCGGTTGTCGTCCTCGGCAACACTTACGTCGGTCTGGCTGCGGCCGCCGCCTAG